In Phyllostomus discolor isolate MPI-MPIP mPhyDis1 chromosome 3, mPhyDis1.pri.v3, whole genome shotgun sequence, a single genomic region encodes these proteins:
- the NKD2 gene encoding protein naked cuticle homolog 2 — MGKFQSKHAAAAFKRRESPEGDSFVVSSYSSGRKGMVEAERRGGVEHRARDKQEILSGDPTEGPFREDQCLLEVALPPEKAEGREGAGPLFSADEVERAASREGPRGLGKKHLNIDALQCDVSVEEDNRQEWTFTLYGFDNSGKATREDMSSLMHTIYEVVDASVNHSSGSSKTLRVKLTVSPEPSSRRRESPPAGQDREPTRCRTEGEISEDSRVADRRLSAYIRRPTADPHPCPVRGPYCVDENTERRNHYLDLAGIENYTSKFGPGSPPTQAKQEHQGKASHPPGRSRSQESDAHAVHNRRSQVLADHVLLASEPAARALDMQPRLKGQEKQFLKSPKGSGRPPGVPSASVPGGGKPGRAFGYYPPAALPQPPQDGHHLPQPPPQPPPQPYGHKRYRQKGREGHSPLKATLGQPAVMEHEVVRDLPPLLVGEAYSVPVVQRHEHHHHHEHHHHHHYHHHHPS; from the exons atggGGAAATTTCAGTCCAAGCACG CCGCTGCAGCCTTCAAGCGGAGAGAGAGCCCTGAAG GGGACAGCTTCGTGGTGTCTTCGTACTCAAGTGGCCGCAAAGGCATGGTGGAGGCGGAGCGGCGTGGCGGTGTGGAGCACCGGGCGCGGGACAAGCAG GAGATTCTCAGCGGGGACCCCACAGAGGGACCTTTCCGGGAGGACCAGTGTCTTCTAGAGG TGGCACTGCCCCCCGAGAAGGCCGAGGGTCGAGAGGGTGCCGGACCGCTCTTCAGTGCAGATGAGGTTGAGAGAGCAGCAAGCCGCGAGGGCCCGCGAGGCCTGGGCAAGAAGCACCTGAACATCGAT GCGCTCCAGTGTGACGTCTCAGTGGAGGAGGACAACCGCCAGGAGTGGACCTTCACGCTCTATGGATTCGACAATAGTGGGAAGGCTACCCGGGAG GACATGTCCAGCCTGATGCACACCATCTATGAGGTCGTCGATGCCTCGGTCAACCACTCCTCTGGCAGCAGTAAGACCCTTCGTGTGAAGCTGACCGTCAGCCCTGAGCCCtccagcaggaggagggagagcccCCCCGCCGGACAGG ATCGAGAGCCCACTCGCTGCAGGACAGAAGGCGAGATCTCTGAGGACTCCAGGGTGGCCGACAGGAGGCTGTCTGCTTATATCAG GAGGCCCACTgctgacccccacccctgccctgtgaGGGGGCCGTACTGCGTGGATGAGAACACTGAGCGGAGAAACCACTACCTAGACCTGGCTGGAATAGAAAACTACACGTCTAAGTTCGGACCCG GGTCCCCACCAACACAGGCCAAGCAGGAGCACCAGGGCAAGGCCTCACACCCCCCGGGCAGGTCTCGCTCCCAGGAGTCGGACGCACACGCCGTGCACAACCGCAGGTCCCAGGTGCTGGCTGACCATGTCCTGCTGGCCAGTGAGCCCGCTGCCCGGGCCCTGGACATGCAGCCCCGGCTGAAGGGGCAAGAAAAGCAATTCCTCAAGTCCCCCAAGGGCTCGGGCAGGCCGCCTGGGGTGCCCAGTGCGAGCGTGCCTGGTGGAGGCAAGCCCGGGAGGGCCTTTGGCTACTACCCACCAgccgccctgccccagcccccgcagGATGGCCACCACCTCCCACAGCCCCCGCCGCAGCCCCCGCCACAGCCCTATGGCCACAAGAGGTACCggcagaagggcagggagggccacTCACCGCTCAAGGCCACGCTGGGCCAGCCTGCGGTAATGGAGCATGAGGTGGTACGGGACCTACCGCCCCTGCTGGTGGGGGAGGCCTACTCAGTGCCCGTGGTCCAGCGCCAcgagcaccaccaccaccacgaacatcaccaccaccaccactaccaccaccaccacccgtCCTAG